Proteins from a genomic interval of Buchnera aphidicola (Cinara confinis):
- a CDS encoding anthranilate synthase component 1 — protein MQQNKILRYMIEESKYQDNPTEVFYRLCHNKSNTLLLESSTVIDKKAVESMMIVDSALRITARNNCVSITALTNNGKFLLIMLDNIFPRNIQVISTPAQRKIIFPYYSIPVDEEKKLMLHSVFDIFRFIIKSISSYEQKKTIFFGGLFSYDLINSFEILPLVEKKHHCPDFCFYLAENLVLINHKKKTTTIQTNIFTSNAYEYIRLKNRMLSIQKRLNSEIKTMPSVPIHNMKVTYDIHDMEYAQVIKKMKKFITQGDIFQVVPSRKFYLPCTHSLSAYHALKQNNPSPYMFFMQDIHFQLFGASPESYLKYNPKNRIVEIHPIAGTRSRGKNKDGSINLDLDNRIELSLRTNQKELSEHLMLVDLARNDLAKVCSTGSRYVSQLMKVEKYSHVMHLVSNVIGTLSEDLDIFHAYQSCMNMGTLTGAPKIRAMQLIAQIEKNSRGSYGGSIGYFTGEELFDMCIIIRSAYVENNIATVQTGAGIVLDSIPFEEIQESKNKAYAVLLSIFQSHHAKGTLYV, from the coding sequence ATGCAGCAGAATAAAATTCTAAGATATATGATAGAAGAATCTAAATACCAAGACAATCCAACAGAAGTATTTTATCGTTTATGTCATAATAAATCGAACACCTTACTATTAGAATCTTCAACGGTAATCGATAAAAAAGCAGTAGAAAGCATGATGATTGTTGATAGTGCTTTACGTATTACTGCTCGTAATAACTGTGTCTCCATTACCGCTCTTACAAATAATGGAAAATTTTTATTAATTATGCTTGATAATATTTTTCCAAGAAATATTCAAGTAATTTCTACTCCTGCTCAACGAAAAATTATTTTTCCTTATTATTCTATTCCTGTAGATGAAGAAAAAAAATTAATGTTGCACTCTGTTTTTGATATTTTTCGTTTTATTATCAAATCAATCAGTTCCTATGAGCAAAAAAAAACAATATTTTTTGGAGGTTTATTTTCATACGATCTAATTAATTCATTTGAAATTTTACCGCTCGTAGAAAAAAAACATCATTGTCCAGATTTTTGTTTTTACTTAGCAGAAAATCTAGTGCTAATTAATCACAAAAAAAAAACTACCACGATTCAAACTAATATCTTTACAAGTAATGCGTATGAGTACATCCGGTTAAAAAACAGAATGCTATCTATACAAAAAAGATTAAATTCTGAAATTAAAACTATGCCTTCCGTACCAATTCATAATATGAAAGTAACATATGATATTCATGATATGGAATATGCGCAAGTTATCAAAAAAATGAAAAAATTTATTACTCAAGGCGATATCTTCCAAGTTGTACCTTCTCGTAAATTTTATTTGCCTTGCACACATTCTTTATCAGCCTATCATGCATTAAAACAGAATAATCCAAGTCCTTATATGTTTTTTATGCAAGATATACACTTTCAGCTTTTTGGAGCGTCGCCAGAAAGTTATTTAAAATATAATCCAAAAAATAGAATTGTTGAAATCCATCCTATAGCTGGAACACGTTCACGAGGAAAAAACAAAGACGGATCAATTAATTTAGATTTAGATAATCGTATTGAATTATCGTTACGTACGAACCAAAAAGAACTATCTGAACATTTGATGTTAGTAGATTTGGCTCGTAATGATTTAGCTAAAGTATGTAGCACTGGTAGCAGATATGTATCTCAGTTAATGAAAGTAGAAAAATATTCACATGTTATGCATTTAGTATCGAATGTTATAGGCACTCTTAGTGAAGATTTAGATATATTTCATGCTTATCAATCATGCATGAATATGGGAACTTTAACAGGCGCCCCGAAAATACGTGCTATGCAACTAATTGCGCAAATAGAAAAAAATTCTAGAGGTAGTTATGGAGGATCAATTGGATATTTTACTGGAGAAGAACTTTTTGATATGTGTATTATTATACGATCTGCGTATGTCGAAAATAATATAGCAACTGTACAAACTGGAGCTGGAATTGTATTAGATTCTATTCCTTTCGAAGAAATACAGGAAAGCAAAAATAAAGCCTATGCTGTACTTCTTTCTATTTTTCAATCTCATCACGCAAAAGGAACGCTATATGTCTAA
- a CDS encoding aminodeoxychorismate/anthranilate synthase component II — MSNILLLDNFDSFTYNLVDILRSFGQNVLIYRNNSKVYDLMTALAYMEDPIFVISPGPGTPNNAGCLLEMIHQLKGKIPILGICLGHQAIVQAYGGHIYHAANIMHGKSSNITHDEKDMFQNLPNPLAVARYHSLLCKSIPKNLCINAHFKTMVMAVKEPIDRICGLQFHPESILTPNGIELMHNILLWLRKII; from the coding sequence ATGTCTAATATACTCTTACTAGATAATTTTGATTCTTTTACATATAATTTAGTTGATATATTAAGATCATTTGGGCAAAATGTATTAATCTATCGAAATAATTCCAAAGTCTATGATCTTATGACCGCTCTAGCATATATGGAAGATCCAATTTTTGTTATTTCACCAGGACCGGGAACCCCAAATAATGCAGGTTGTTTATTAGAAATGATTCATCAGTTAAAAGGAAAAATTCCAATTTTGGGTATTTGTTTAGGTCATCAAGCAATTGTACAAGCATACGGAGGACATATATATCATGCCGCTAATATCATGCACGGAAAATCCTCAAATATCACTCATGACGAAAAAGATATGTTTCAAAATTTACCTAATCCGCTTGCTGTAGCGCGATACCATTCATTATTATGTAAATCTATACCAAAAAATTTATGTATTAATGCTCACTTTAAGACAATGGTTATGGCTGTTAAAGAGCCGATCGATCGAATATGTGGATTACAATTTCATCCAGAATCTATTTTAACTCCTAACGGAATTGAACTAATGCATAATATTTTACTTTGGTTAAGAAAAATTATTTAA
- the leuB gene encoding 3-isopropylmalate dehydrogenase, with amino-acid sequence MKKKYELAILPGDGIGPEVMLQIYKILNIINANYTVQIHFHEYDIGGIAFDKYGTALPQKTLDGCKKSHAILFGSVGGPQWTSLPANLQPERGSLLPLRKFFNLFINIRPAKLYKMLENFSPLKKNIVKKGIDILCVRELIGGIYFGLPKGRKGKNLKHSIAFDTEVYSTYEIERIAKIAFQLALKRKKIVSSIDKANVLESSILWREVVTHVSKKFPTVQVNHLYIDNATMQLIKSPHLFDVLLCSNLFGDIISDECAMLTGSIGMLPSASLNENFFGLYEPAGGSAPDLKGKNIANPIAQILSLAMLLRYSLKLNSIANLIESAVVKVLQKGYRTFDITDNKKYITTDEMGTKISEKLLKMIKK; translated from the coding sequence GTGAAAAAAAAATATGAACTAGCCATCCTCCCAGGGGATGGAATAGGTCCAGAAGTAATGTTACAAATTTATAAAATTTTAAATATAATAAACGCGAACTATACCGTGCAAATTCATTTTCATGAATATGATATTGGTGGTATTGCATTTGATAAATATGGGACTGCGTTACCTCAGAAAACATTAGATGGATGTAAAAAATCTCATGCAATTCTTTTTGGTTCTGTTGGCGGTCCTCAATGGACTTCTTTACCTGCCAATCTTCAACCTGAGAGAGGCAGTTTACTACCATTAAGAAAATTTTTTAATCTTTTTATTAATATCAGACCAGCAAAATTATATAAAATGTTAGAAAATTTTTCTCCATTAAAGAAAAATATAGTTAAGAAGGGTATTGATATTTTGTGTGTTCGAGAATTAATTGGAGGAATTTATTTTGGTTTACCTAAAGGAAGAAAAGGAAAAAATTTAAAACATTCTATAGCATTTGACACAGAAGTTTACTCTACTTATGAAATAGAAAGAATTGCAAAAATAGCTTTTCAGCTAGCTTTAAAAAGAAAAAAAATAGTGAGTTCTATAGATAAAGCTAATGTTTTAGAAAGTTCTATTTTATGGCGAGAAGTAGTTACCCATGTTTCTAAAAAATTTCCGACTGTTCAAGTAAATCATTTATATATTGATAATGCAACCATGCAATTAATTAAATCTCCTCATTTATTTGATGTTTTACTGTGTTCCAATTTATTTGGAGATATTATATCTGATGAATGTGCTATGCTAACTGGATCTATTGGTATGCTACCTTCAGCTAGCTTAAATGAAAATTTTTTTGGTTTATATGAACCAGCCGGAGGTTCTGCACCTGATTTAAAAGGAAAAAATATAGCAAATCCAATAGCTCAAATTCTTTCTTTAGCAATGTTACTCCGTTATTCGTTAAAATTAAATTCGATAGCTAATCTTATTGAATCCGCGGTAGTTAAAGTATTACAAAAAGGATATAGAACATTTGATATTACTGACAATAAAAAATACATTACAACAGATGAGATGGGTACAAAAATTTCAGAAAAATTACTTAAGATGATAAAAAAATGA